Proteins from a genomic interval of Rosa chinensis cultivar Old Blush chromosome 2, RchiOBHm-V2, whole genome shotgun sequence:
- the LOC121051275 gene encoding uncharacterized protein LOC121051275, translating into MGVEIDAKLALGSIDHIVALATVMECDDSSQTCHGYPLGDNNVRVSVYCAVDEKALVPFPVADEILTVRQAMGSWVAWPKELVIMSHDKKFTKDKAEKRKRKNWYWKKTKMLRY; encoded by the exons ATGGGAGTTGAGATTGATGCCAAGTTGGCATTAGGGTCAATTGACCATATTGTAGCTCTAGCTACTGTTATGGAATGCGATGACTCCTCTCAAACTTGTCATGGTTATCCACTAGGGGATAATAATGTGCGAGTTTCAGTCTATTGTGCTGTAGATGAGAAAGCCTTAGTTCCATTTCCTGTGGCCGATGAAATACTAACTGTTAGGCAAGCCATGGGGAGCTGGGTAGCATGGCCAAAAGAGCTGGTCATAATGTCACATGACAAG AAATTTACCAAGGATAAAgctgagaagaggaagagaaaaaattGGTACTGGAAGAAGACGAAAATGCTAAGGTACTAA